The following coding sequences are from one Streptomyces dengpaensis window:
- a CDS encoding helix-turn-helix domain-containing protein — protein sequence MPPRPTATVRQQRLGAELRKLRERAGLNSREAGQKLGVDPARISNIESGRFGVSADRVRTFALGYDCDDEAYIDALAAMTTGRSRNWWDDYRDLLPPVLLDLSEMEEHATAVRTVQFTHLPGLLQTPDYARVVFQQNVPALSPPMVEHRLSHRIKRQGVLYRETPTPYTGLIHEAALRMQFGGPEIMRKQLAHITEMSEREDVTVLVLPFSAGIFPGAGQTVVIAHGPHPQLDTVQLDTEHGSEFLHTEAQLVKYRTIMARMEDLALSPSASRDFIHTLTASL from the coding sequence GTGCCACCAAGGCCGACGGCAACCGTCAGACAGCAACGACTTGGCGCCGAGCTGCGCAAACTCCGCGAGCGCGCCGGCCTCAACTCGCGTGAGGCCGGTCAGAAACTCGGGGTGGATCCGGCCCGGATCAGCAATATCGAGTCCGGCAGATTCGGCGTCAGCGCGGACCGCGTTCGAACGTTCGCACTCGGATACGACTGCGACGACGAGGCGTACATCGACGCGCTGGCGGCCATGACGACAGGCCGCTCCCGCAATTGGTGGGACGACTACCGCGATCTCCTCCCGCCGGTCCTACTGGACCTGTCGGAGATGGAGGAACACGCGACGGCAGTGCGCACCGTCCAGTTCACCCACCTGCCCGGGCTGCTCCAGACCCCGGACTACGCACGCGTGGTCTTCCAGCAGAACGTCCCCGCGCTCTCGCCGCCGATGGTCGAGCACCGCCTGTCCCACCGCATCAAGCGCCAGGGCGTCCTCTACCGCGAAACCCCGACGCCATACACGGGGCTCATCCACGAGGCCGCTCTGCGAATGCAGTTCGGGGGCCCCGAGATCATGCGCAAACAGTTGGCGCACATCACGGAGATGAGCGAGCGTGAGGACGTGACGGTCCTCGTCCTCCCCTTCTCCGCAGGGATCTTCCCCGGCGCAGGACAGACCGTCGTCATCGCGCATGGACCGCACCCCCAGCTGGACACCGTGCAGCTGGACACGGAACATGGCTCGGAATTCCTGCACACTGAGGCTCAGTTGGTGAAGTACCGCACAATCATGGCCCGCATGGAGGACCTCGCCCTGTCCCCCTCGGCATCCCGCGACTTCATCCACACCCTCACCGCGAGCCTCTGA
- a CDS encoding succinate dehydrogenase iron-sulfur subunit: MATPVLDKAEAESAASPYITVTFRIRRFNPEVSAEAVWEDFQLEIDPKERVLDGLHKIKWDVDGTLTFRRSCAHGICGSDAMRINGKNRLACKTLIKDINPEKPITVEPIKGLTVLKDLVVDMEPFFQAFRDVMPFLITKDTNEPTRERLQSAEDRERFDDTTKCILCAACTSSCPVFWNDGQYFGPAAIVNAHRFIFDSRDEAGEQRLEILNDKDGVWRCRTTFNCTDACPRGIEVTKAIQEVKRALITRRF, encoded by the coding sequence ATGGCTACCCCTGTTCTGGACAAGGCGGAGGCAGAGTCCGCCGCCTCCCCCTACATCACGGTCACCTTCCGGATCCGCCGCTTCAACCCGGAGGTCTCGGCGGAGGCCGTGTGGGAAGACTTCCAGCTGGAGATCGACCCGAAGGAGCGCGTCCTCGACGGTCTCCACAAGATCAAGTGGGACGTCGACGGAACGCTGACCTTCCGCCGCTCCTGCGCGCACGGCATCTGCGGCTCGGACGCCATGCGGATCAACGGCAAGAACCGCCTTGCCTGCAAGACGCTGATCAAGGACATCAACCCTGAGAAGCCCATCACGGTCGAGCCCATCAAGGGCCTGACGGTCCTGAAGGACCTCGTGGTCGACATGGAGCCGTTCTTCCAGGCGTTCCGCGACGTGATGCCGTTCCTGATCACCAAGGACACGAACGAGCCCACGCGCGAGCGCCTGCAGTCGGCCGAGGACCGCGAGCGCTTCGACGACACGACGAAGTGCATCCTCTGCGCGGCCTGCACCTCCTCGTGCCCGGTCTTCTGGAACGACGGCCAGTACTTCGGTCCTGCCGCCATCGTCAACGCGCACCGCTTCATCTTCGACTCGCGCGACGAGGCGGGCGAGCAGCGCCTGGAGATCCTGAACGACAAGGACGGCGTCTGGCGCTGCCGCACGACCTTCAACTGCACGGACGCCTGCCCGCGCGGTATCGAGGTCACGAAGGCGATCCAGGAAGTGAAGAGGGCGCTGATCACTCGGCGGTTCTGA
- a CDS encoding ATP-binding protein, which translates to MTELAPKTLANLPLDPLGADWEYALRIPHSPLGPGIVRAHVRAVLTRYRVRDVVLDGVELVASELVTNSLACTSDPVSVRLGRADGRLRLSVWDSNPFPPRESPRSGADVDAESGRGLWILRECTDDWGHYRLLNGSRMSGGKEVWAEWRAPCA; encoded by the coding sequence ATGACCGAACTCGCCCCGAAAACCCTCGCCAACCTCCCGCTCGATCCGCTGGGCGCCGACTGGGAGTACGCGCTCCGAATCCCCCACTCGCCCCTCGGGCCCGGCATCGTCCGTGCCCACGTGCGTGCCGTACTCACCCGGTATCGCGTACGCGACGTCGTCCTGGACGGCGTTGAACTCGTCGCGTCCGAGCTGGTCACCAACTCCCTTGCCTGTACGTCCGATCCGGTCAGTGTGCGGCTCGGGCGTGCTGACGGGCGGTTACGGCTCAGTGTGTGGGACAGCAATCCGTTTCCGCCTAGGGAGAGCCCGCGGTCGGGGGCGGATGTCGACGCCGAGAGTGGGCGTGGGCTCTGGATTCTGCGGGAGTGCACCGACGACTGGGGGCACTACCGGCTCCTCAACGGGAGCCGTATGAGCGGAGGGAAGGAGGTGTGGGCGGAGTGGCGGGCACCCTGTGCGTGA
- a CDS encoding DUF397 domain-containing protein: MPELHWQKSSFSSEASNCLELAAAPDGTIRLRESDDASVTLTLRATTLTPLLSAARKGILPPAQGPH; the protein is encoded by the coding sequence GTGCCCGAACTCCACTGGCAGAAGTCCTCGTTCAGCAGCGAGGCCAGCAACTGCCTCGAACTCGCAGCCGCCCCCGACGGAACGATCCGCCTCCGCGAATCCGACGACGCCAGCGTCACTCTCACCCTCCGAGCGACCACGCTCACCCCGCTCCTCTCCGCGGCCCGCAAGGGCATACTCCCGCCCGCTCAGGGCCCTCACTAG
- a CDS encoding Uma2 family endonuclease: MSAAPVEWSEHPTEHRRSKTLLEMADDIMDQMPGYRVEIIGGQILVTPPPDGAHARALTKLMRPFIASGLDEEETNVLQAVGLWLPEENKGFAVPDLAVVDGDFEEHLVKRNCYDPVCFRLVLEVTSSNRTTDLRIKDSVYAEAKIPVYVIVDRQHQRLHVLTDPAGGEYASHRVHAPGEIAQLPDSIGAKVTLDVAEILEAGRPKQAP, translated from the coding sequence ATGTCCGCAGCACCTGTCGAATGGTCCGAGCACCCGACCGAGCACCGTCGGTCGAAGACGCTCCTTGAAATGGCCGACGACATCATGGACCAGATGCCGGGCTACCGCGTCGAGATCATCGGAGGCCAGATCCTCGTGACCCCGCCCCCGGACGGCGCCCACGCCCGCGCCCTGACTAAGCTCATGCGCCCTTTCATCGCGTCGGGCTTGGACGAGGAAGAGACAAATGTGCTCCAAGCCGTCGGGCTCTGGCTACCCGAAGAAAACAAAGGCTTCGCCGTTCCTGACCTCGCCGTAGTCGACGGCGACTTCGAAGAGCACCTTGTCAAGCGCAACTGTTACGACCCCGTCTGCTTCCGCCTCGTCCTGGAAGTCACCTCCAGCAACCGGACGACTGACCTCCGCATCAAGGACTCCGTGTACGCCGAAGCAAAGATCCCCGTCTACGTCATCGTCGACCGCCAGCACCAGCGCCTCCACGTCCTCACCGACCCCGCCGGAGGCGAGTACGCAAGCCATCGCGTTCACGCCCCCGGCGAGATCGCCCAGCTCCCCGACTCCATCGGCGCCAAGGTCACCCTCGACGTGGCCGAGATCCTCGAAGCAGGTCGCCCGAAGCAGGCCCCCTGA
- a CDS encoding DUF4132 domain-containing protein — MIDSPSEYARLVQDVHGLIAAGDTERLVPELLALAEMVDDHWGWEGRKVIDAVRAADGRFQAALVHRLSVRYHELEPGAVGRRSIVRLLDNFPGLELVDEKVRDTRAALIRLAAEQETQYNTQHLIRLAELELAEGRELPGDFIALIRRSHLMLWNGTSELGSLAGRLSRPVVNPGEAWADRALAELAELGEGKGKGRDEGEDEGWQRLLAHAATATAARPSAKWERTGRALIETLGPDEVRERLLPWLRLVGKPRTRPLLASGYGANPNETFDPYNANVLRGLAWLLSSLPAHAETARVLGTLVETALRKVAGLGPVNPKVANAGVVALSRIDSEPALAELARLATRVTYKGTLKLLNTALDSRAEALGLSREEIEELAVPTYGLTEIGRARHQFGEITALVEVHGSKAVLGWHNAAGKAVKTVPAIVRRDHADELKELKAAVKDIDKMLSAQSERLDRQFLARRSWPYETWRERYLDHPLVGTLARRLLWTVDGTTVGYADGSLRTLTDDPVDPVDQGAEVRLWHPVGHEPAAIVAWRDWLERHEITQPFKQAHREVYLLTDAERATGTYSNRFAAHILRQHQFHSLAAVRGWRNKLRLCVDDEAPPATRELPQWGLRAEYWIEGEGEEYGVDTTESGSYLRLRTDQVRFYPIDAPDNSAHCYGGEYRMWLRDGAQPVDPIPLTDIPPLVLSEVLRDVDLFVGVASVGNDPTWQDGGPDGRFREYWTSYGFGELNQSAETRRVLLDRLIPRLAIADRCTLEGRFLHVKGERHTYKIHLGSGNILMSPNDQYLCIVPKGSAGGPQAGYLPFEGDRMLAVILSKAMMLADDTKITDPTILSQL; from the coding sequence ATGATTGACTCTCCTTCCGAGTACGCCCGGCTCGTGCAGGATGTTCACGGTCTGATCGCCGCCGGGGACACCGAGCGGCTCGTGCCCGAACTGCTCGCGCTCGCCGAGATGGTCGACGACCACTGGGGCTGGGAGGGCCGCAAGGTCATCGACGCGGTGCGCGCCGCGGACGGCCGGTTCCAGGCCGCGCTGGTGCACCGCCTGTCCGTCCGGTATCACGAGCTGGAGCCCGGTGCGGTCGGCCGCCGCAGCATCGTGCGTCTGCTCGACAACTTCCCTGGCCTGGAGCTGGTCGATGAGAAGGTGCGCGACACCCGGGCCGCGCTGATCAGACTGGCCGCGGAGCAGGAGACGCAGTACAACACCCAGCATCTGATCCGGCTCGCCGAACTCGAACTCGCCGAGGGCCGCGAACTCCCCGGCGATTTCATCGCCCTGATCCGCCGTTCGCACCTGATGCTGTGGAACGGCACGAGCGAATTGGGTTCCCTTGCCGGGCGGCTCTCCCGTCCTGTCGTGAACCCCGGGGAGGCGTGGGCCGATCGGGCCCTGGCGGAGCTCGCCGAGCTGGGCGAGGGCAAGGGCAAGGGCAGGGACGAGGGTGAGGACGAGGGCTGGCAGCGGCTGCTCGCCCACGCCGCCACGGCCACCGCCGCCCGACCCTCCGCCAAATGGGAGCGCACCGGCCGCGCACTGATCGAAACCCTCGGCCCCGACGAGGTGCGCGAGCGGCTGCTGCCCTGGCTGCGGCTGGTGGGCAAGCCCCGCACCCGCCCGCTGCTGGCCTCGGGCTACGGCGCGAACCCCAACGAGACCTTCGACCCGTACAACGCCAACGTGCTGCGCGGTCTGGCCTGGTTGCTCTCCTCCCTGCCCGCACACGCCGAGACCGCCCGCGTCCTCGGCACCCTCGTCGAGACGGCCCTGCGCAAGGTCGCGGGCCTCGGGCCGGTGAACCCCAAGGTCGCCAACGCGGGAGTCGTCGCCCTCTCGCGGATCGACAGCGAGCCGGCCCTCGCCGAACTGGCCCGTCTCGCCACACGCGTCACCTACAAGGGCACGCTCAAGCTGCTCAACACCGCACTGGACAGCCGGGCGGAGGCGCTGGGCCTCAGCCGCGAGGAGATCGAGGAACTCGCCGTTCCCACCTATGGATTGACGGAGATCGGCCGAGCCCGCCACCAGTTCGGCGAGATCACCGCCCTGGTCGAGGTCCACGGCTCCAAGGCGGTCCTCGGCTGGCACAACGCGGCAGGCAAGGCGGTCAAGACCGTGCCCGCGATCGTCAGGCGCGACCATGCCGACGAGCTGAAAGAGCTGAAGGCGGCCGTCAAGGACATCGACAAGATGCTGTCGGCCCAGAGCGAGCGCCTCGACCGGCAGTTCCTCGCCCGGCGGTCATGGCCGTACGAAACCTGGCGCGAGCGCTACCTCGACCACCCCCTCGTCGGCACACTCGCCCGCCGCCTTCTGTGGACGGTCGACGGCACGACGGTCGGGTACGCGGACGGATCCCTGCGCACCCTCACCGACGACCCGGTCGACCCGGTCGACCAGGGCGCCGAAGTCCGGCTCTGGCACCCAGTCGGACACGAACCCGCCGCGATTGTCGCCTGGCGCGACTGGCTGGAGCGGCATGAGATCACCCAGCCCTTCAAGCAGGCCCACCGCGAGGTGTACCTGCTCACCGACGCCGAGCGGGCGACGGGGACGTACTCGAACCGCTTCGCGGCGCACATACTCCGTCAGCACCAGTTCCACTCCCTGGCCGCCGTCCGAGGCTGGCGCAACAAGCTGCGCCTGTGCGTCGACGACGAGGCACCCCCCGCCACCCGCGAACTGCCCCAGTGGGGCCTGCGCGCCGAGTACTGGATCGAGGGCGAAGGCGAGGAGTACGGCGTGGACACGACGGAGTCCGGCAGCTATCTGCGCCTGCGCACCGACCAGGTCCGCTTCTACCCGATCGACGCCCCGGATAACTCCGCGCACTGCTACGGCGGCGAGTACCGCATGTGGCTGCGCGACGGCGCCCAACCCGTCGACCCCATCCCCCTCACCGACATCCCGCCCCTCGTCCTCTCCGAAGTCCTGCGCGACGTCGACCTGTTCGTGGGCGTCGCCAGCGTCGGCAACGACCCGACCTGGCAGGACGGCGGCCCCGACGGCCGCTTCCGGGAGTACTGGACGTCGTACGGCTTCGGGGAACTGAACCAGAGCGCGGAGACGCGACGTGTCCTCCTCGACCGCCTGATACCCCGGCTCGCGATAGCCGACCGCTGCACCCTCGAAGGCCGCTTCCTCCACGTCAAGGGCGAGCGTCACACGTACAAGATCCACCTCGGCTCGGGCAACATCCTGATGAGCCCGAACGACCAGTACCTGTGCATCGTCCCGAAGGGGAGCGCGGGCGGGCCGCAGGCCGGTTATCTGCCGTTCGAGGGCGACCGGATGCTGGCGGTGATCCTCAGCAAGGCGATGATGCTGGCGGACGACACGAAGATCACGGATCCGACGATCCTGAGCCAGTTGTGA
- a CDS encoding IS630 family transposase (programmed frameshift) → MRYPDGGGLTAVERARRERVRFQAAEMFAAGMRPPQVARVLRVSRKSAYAWHAAWRQGGRDALRSKGPSGVASRMQPGWRAWLARALEQGPAVHGWREDQRWTLARISVLVARRFHVRFSQPQLSRILRQMGFSVQVPVHRAAERDEEQVRVWREETWARVERKVREQDAWLVFEDESGQALRPPKARTWSRIGVPPQVRVSGKGSGRVSVAGMVCAKPGERTRLIYRMLAHHPGRRGEKNGFKEQDFAELLEAAHQQLGGKIVLVWDNSTQHKDALMRELLAARKRWLTVFRLPAYAPDLNPAEGVWANLKNDLGNLAACTVDALADLTRTRLKKMQYRPDLLDGFIAETGLTWTPP, encoded by the exons ATGAGGTATCCCGATGGGGGTGGCCTGACCGCGGTGGAGCGGGCCCGGCGGGAGCGGGTGCGGTTCCAGGCCGCCGAGATGTTCGCGGCGGGGATGCGGCCGCCGCAGGTCGCGCGGGTGTTACGGGTGTCGCGGAAGTCGGCTTATGCCTGGCACGCCGCCTGGCGTCAGGGCGGTAGGGACGCCCTGCGCTCCAAGGGCCCCTCGGGGGTCGCGTCGCGGATGCAGCCGGGCTGGCGGGCTTGGCTGGCGCGTGCGCTGGAGCAGGGCCCGGCCGTACACGGCTGGAGGGAAGACCAGCGGTGGACGCTGGCGAGGATCTCGGTGCTGGTTGCCCGGCGCTTCCACGTGCGCTTCAGCCAGCCGCAACTGTCCCGGATCCTGCGGCAGATGGGCTTCTCGGTGCAGGTTCCGGTGCACCGGGCCGCCGAGCGGGACGAGGAGCAGGTGCGGGTGTGGCGGGAGGAGACATGGGCGCGCGTGGAAAGAA AGGTGAGGGAGCAGGATGCGTGGCTGGTGTTCGAGGACGAGTCGGGGCAGGCTCTACGGCCGCCCAAGGCCCGCACCTGGTCCCGTATCGGAGTGCCGCCGCAGGTCAGGGTGTCGGGGAAGGGATCGGGCAGGGTCTCGGTGGCCGGGATGGTCTGCGCGAAGCCGGGTGAGCGGACCCGCCTGATCTACCGGATGCTCGCCCACCACCCCGGTCGGCGCGGTGAGAAGAACGGCTTCAAGGAGCAGGACTTCGCCGAGCTGCTGGAGGCCGCCCACCAGCAACTCGGCGGGAAGATCGTGCTGGTCTGGGACAACTCCACCCAGCACAAGGATGCGCTGATGCGCGAGTTACTGGCCGCCCGCAAGCGGTGGCTGACCGTCTTCCGTCTGCCGGCCTACGCCCCGGACCTCAACCCGGCCGAAGGCGTGTGGGCGAACCTGAAGAACGACCTGGGCAACCTTGCGGCATGCACCGTCGACGCCCTCGCCGACCTCACCCGCACCCGGCTGAAGAAGATGCAGTACCGGCCCGACCTCCTCGACGGCTTCATCGCCGAAACCGGCCTCACCTGGACACCGCCATGA